The following proteins are encoded in a genomic region of Maribacter hydrothermalis:
- a CDS encoding TolB family protein yields MNNSIKISLLLACMATMGYGQDLAYNENSASFNERKISELSSRAENYNKLKTLGFTDVEIFEDLGNANFLTKKYANALYWYGKLMEISEDGTLKKSYQKRFDHAVSQLGKEVQNEIADENWTELVQDDYKMTQTVIPSKLTSNNRSKFLPWDKQDTKENFASNSLSEPNSTGEYAPPVALTNGGNTAYYSKTTYRKPVTGMFSKKKEIHKIYKADKVGGEWKKLTELMVCPSDFSAKHPAVSPDGRRLFFASNMPGTFGEYDIYVATIQNNGMLGEAKNLGEKVNTAKNDVHPNPISNGSLVFASDGREGYGGLDVYMVELGQRSVGLAVNMGNTINSSYDEYSVNLLQGDGSGYVVSNRIAKGKRAQNVAFNLSDKPINEKNRDDRFLEAFNSDKRTQYSSSVFEDE; encoded by the coding sequence ATGAACAATTCAATTAAAATAAGCCTTTTGCTTGCTTGCATGGCGACCATGGGCTATGGCCAAGATTTGGCCTACAATGAAAATTCTGCAAGTTTTAATGAAAGAAAGATTTCTGAATTATCCAGCCGTGCAGAAAATTACAATAAACTTAAGACACTTGGTTTTACTGACGTAGAAATCTTTGAAGATTTAGGTAATGCCAATTTCCTGACTAAAAAATATGCAAATGCATTATACTGGTATGGGAAGCTTATGGAAATTTCTGAAGATGGGACATTAAAGAAAAGCTACCAAAAAAGATTTGACCATGCCGTTTCGCAATTAGGTAAAGAAGTTCAGAACGAAATTGCGGATGAGAATTGGACAGAATTAGTACAAGATGATTATAAAATGACACAAACTGTCATACCATCAAAACTAACATCTAATAACAGAAGCAAGTTTTTACCATGGGACAAACAAGATACAAAAGAAAATTTTGCATCAAATAGTCTTAGTGAGCCCAATTCTACTGGTGAGTATGCACCACCAGTAGCATTAACTAATGGTGGTAATACAGCTTACTATAGTAAAACAACATATCGTAAGCCAGTTACCGGAATGTTCTCTAAAAAGAAGGAGATACACAAGATTTATAAAGCCGATAAAGTTGGTGGCGAGTGGAAAAAACTTACGGAACTCATGGTATGTCCAAGTGATTTTTCTGCTAAGCACCCGGCAGTTTCGCCAGATGGCAGGCGATTGTTTTTTGCATCGAACATGCCAGGTACGTTTGGTGAATATGATATATATGTTGCCACTATTCAAAATAACGGAATGTTAGGTGAGGCCAAGAACTTAGGTGAAAAAGTAAACACGGCAAAGAATGATGTGCACCCAAATCCTATTTCGAATGGTAGCTTGGTTTTCGCATCGGACGGTAGAGAAGGTTACGGCGGCTTAGATGTCTATATGGTTGAGCTTGGTCAGCGTAGTGTTGGTCTTGCGGTGAATATGGGCAATACCATTAACAGTTCTTATGATGAGTACTCGGTAAATCTTTTACAGGGCGATGGTTCGGGCTATGTCGTATCAAATAGAATTGCAAAAGGCAAAAGAGCCCAAAATGTAGCTTTCAATTTAAGCGATAAACCCATAAATGAAAAGAATAGGGATGACCGCTTTTTAGAAGCCTTTAACTCAGATAAGCGAACACAGTATTCTAGTTCTGTATTTGAAGATGAATAA
- a CDS encoding DUF1801 domain-containing protein, translated as MSTTNVKVDEFLEKTQKWQKELQLLRKLVLECGLTEEYKWRQPCYSFQGSNIVLLGNFKDYCSLSFFKGVLLKDDYDIMVSPGKNSQSVKLIKFLSDREIINNENILKTYIYEAIEVEKLGIKVVLEEKENLKLCSELIEALAANKTLKAAFESLTPGRQRGYNLYFSAPKQQKTKIDRIEKYTKRIIDGYGFHDCVCGHSKKMPTCDGSHKYI; from the coding sequence ATGAGTACAACTAATGTTAAAGTAGACGAGTTTTTGGAGAAAACTCAAAAATGGCAAAAAGAGCTACAACTGCTTCGTAAATTAGTATTGGAGTGCGGTTTAACAGAAGAATATAAATGGAGACAACCTTGCTATAGTTTTCAAGGAAGTAATATAGTGTTACTAGGAAATTTCAAGGATTACTGTTCCTTGAGTTTTTTTAAAGGTGTTTTATTGAAAGATGATTACGACATTATGGTTTCACCAGGTAAGAATTCTCAATCTGTGAAACTTATAAAATTTTTATCCGACCGTGAAATTATCAATAATGAAAATATTTTAAAGACCTATATTTATGAAGCTATCGAGGTAGAAAAATTAGGTATAAAAGTTGTACTTGAAGAAAAAGAAAATCTTAAATTATGTAGTGAATTAATTGAGGCGCTAGCAGCTAATAAAACTTTAAAAGCGGCTTTTGAATCTTTGACTCCTGGCCGTCAACGTGGTTATAATCTCTATTTCTCTGCTCCAAAACAGCAAAAAACAAAAATTGATAGAATTGAAAAATATACTAAGAGAATAATAGACGGATATGGTTTTCATGATTGTGTATGTGGTCATTCTAAAAAAATGCCAACGTGTGATGGGTCTCACAAGTATATTTAA
- a CDS encoding ferritin-like domain-containing protein — protein sequence MNTDIEKIEDHLKDLVSKNEDAIKGFEKASENSKQAGIKSYFERKVVDRMQFLRELRAAVPELDLGRVEIEGSAAGTLHRTWMDVKAFFAEDNDEAMLEEAVRGDKAAINDYDKALAETMMPHRLKEIIRAQKEHLQNDLQTTEILENHR from the coding sequence ATGAATACTGATATAGAGAAAATCGAAGACCATTTAAAAGACTTGGTAAGTAAAAATGAAGATGCAATTAAAGGATTTGAAAAAGCATCTGAAAATTCCAAACAAGCAGGAATAAAAAGTTATTTTGAAAGAAAAGTTGTTGATCGTATGCAATTCTTGAGAGAGCTTAGAGCAGCGGTGCCAGAACTAGATTTAGGAAGAGTTGAAATCGAAGGTAGTGCTGCTGGAACATTACACAGAACTTGGATGGATGTAAAAGCATTCTTCGCAGAAGATAATGATGAAGCAATGCTTGAGGAAGCCGTTAGAGGTGATAAAGCTGCCATTAATGACTATGATAAAGCGTTGGCAGAAACTATGATGCCACACCGTTTAAAAGAAATCATTAGAGCTCAGAAAGAACACTTACAAAATGATTTGCAGACTACAGAGATTTTAGAAAATCATAGATAA
- the hpf gene encoding ribosome hibernation-promoting factor, HPF/YfiA family produces the protein MDIIYEYDGVTASKRLESFTEDKLNKLHKKFDDIIRADVFLKQENTSSDETGLICNIRLSLPGPRIFAEASNENFEDSVLESISELERQLKKRKDKMKAY, from the coding sequence ATGGATATTATATATGAGTATGATGGCGTTACCGCTAGTAAAAGATTAGAAAGTTTTACAGAAGATAAATTAAATAAACTTCATAAGAAATTCGATGACATTATTAGAGCGGACGTATTTTTAAAACAAGAAAATACATCGTCTGATGAAACAGGTCTTATTTGTAACATTCGTTTAAGTTTACCAGGTCCAAGAATTTTCGCTGAAGCCAGTAATGAGAATTTCGAAGATTCTGTCTTAGAATCGATAAGCGAATTGGAAAGACAACTTAAGAAGAGAAAAGATAAGATGAAAGCTTACTAA
- a CDS encoding VOC family protein: protein MKTQAYLAFNGNCQEALNFYSNLFNADIKNKQTYEDKKIDVPSSFRQKLQHAELKGKGVHFMAYDAAPDTPLNNGNQINMSVDTNNLDEGKQLFKDLSSGGQIHHEFREREWGHFGRCTDRYGIGWMVNVNK from the coding sequence ATGAAAACACAAGCATATTTAGCCTTTAACGGCAATTGTCAAGAAGCATTGAATTTCTACTCGAATCTTTTCAACGCAGACATTAAAAACAAACAAACGTACGAGGATAAAAAAATCGATGTTCCATCCTCTTTTCGGCAGAAATTACAACATGCTGAATTAAAGGGAAAAGGAGTGCATTTTATGGCGTACGATGCCGCACCCGATACGCCATTGAATAATGGTAATCAGATAAACATGAGCGTTGATACGAATAATTTGGATGAAGGAAAACAATTGTTCAAAGATTTATCAAGTGGTGGTCAAATACATCACGAATTTAGAGAACGAGAATGGGGACATTTTGGTAGATGTACCGACCGTTACGGAATAGGATGGATGGTAAATGTCAATAAGTAA
- a CDS encoding type III PLP-dependent enzyme domain-containing protein, translated as MKEKKMYYKGKPKYELTPKTSDWMHELFNNLAVVRGLVERYGSPINIHHLPSFNQNSESYKQVFESYGLKYRIFYARKANKSKGLVKQAFASGIGVDTASFKELEQCLALGGNSENLVLTAAIKTELQIELAITSGVPIILDNEDECVLTQSVAIRIGKKAIVGFRISGFEVEEEKLYSRFGFDVEDVIDFVSSYVGEHKTFDMLEVMGIHFHLDSYSTHQRSVSLIASIHIVSTLKEKGYPVSFIDIGGGILMNYLEEEKEWIVFNDNLKKAVVKQDNDITFNDNGLGFRLEEGKLRGKLNTYPYYNKINKGSFIREVLDFMDNDSGLTVASLLSKNKIELRIEPGRSLLDQVGMTVAKVIHRKKDAKGQWLVGLEMNMSQMMSSSADFLLDPFMLYNSEVEENEEVDVFFTGAYCLERDVLLKRKITLPRLPDIGEYVAFVNTAGYMMHFFETEAHLFELSTNLIFTGSNEKLSFFQFIDDKKITLE; from the coding sequence ATGAAAGAGAAGAAAATGTATTATAAGGGAAAACCAAAATATGAATTGACCCCAAAGACTTCTGACTGGATGCATGAATTATTCAATAATCTAGCTGTTGTCAGAGGTTTGGTTGAACGCTATGGTTCCCCAATAAACATTCATCATTTGCCTTCTTTCAATCAAAACAGCGAAAGCTACAAACAGGTTTTTGAATCTTACGGATTAAAATATAGAATCTTTTATGCCAGAAAAGCCAATAAATCCAAAGGTTTGGTAAAACAAGCATTCGCCTCAGGTATAGGTGTAGATACTGCTAGTTTTAAAGAATTAGAACAGTGCTTGGCATTGGGTGGTAATAGCGAAAATTTGGTATTAACTGCTGCAATTAAAACAGAGCTACAAATAGAACTGGCAATTACATCTGGTGTACCTATAATATTGGATAATGAAGATGAATGCGTGCTTACGCAGTCAGTTGCCATAAGAATAGGGAAGAAGGCAATTGTAGGTTTTAGAATTAGCGGTTTTGAGGTCGAAGAAGAAAAGCTTTATAGTCGTTTTGGTTTTGACGTTGAAGATGTAATCGATTTTGTGTCCTCATATGTAGGTGAACATAAAACCTTTGATATGTTAGAAGTTATGGGCATACATTTTCATTTAGATAGTTATTCTACTCATCAGCGAAGTGTAAGTTTAATTGCAAGTATACACATTGTTTCAACTTTAAAAGAAAAAGGATATCCTGTCTCGTTTATAGATATAGGCGGAGGAATTTTGATGAACTATTTAGAAGAAGAAAAAGAATGGATTGTCTTTAATGACAATTTGAAGAAAGCAGTTGTAAAACAAGACAATGATATTACATTTAACGACAATGGCCTGGGTTTTAGACTAGAAGAAGGGAAGTTGAGAGGTAAGCTGAATACTTATCCGTACTATAATAAAATAAACAAAGGTTCATTTATAAGAGAAGTGCTAGATTTTATGGATAATGATTCCGGTTTAACTGTTGCTTCCTTACTAAGTAAAAATAAAATTGAATTAAGAATAGAGCCGGGTAGGTCATTGTTAGACCAAGTTGGGATGACGGTTGCAAAAGTAATCCATCGAAAAAAAGATGCCAAAGGACAATGGTTGGTCGGGTTAGAAATGAACATGAGCCAGATGATGAGCTCAAGTGCAGATTTTCTTTTAGACCCATTTATGCTTTATAACTCTGAAGTTGAAGAAAACGAAGAGGTAGATGTATTTTTTACTGGTGCTTATTGTTTGGAGAGAGATGTATTATTAAAACGAAAAATAACATTGCCAAGATTACCGGATATAGGGGAGTATGTAGCCTTTGTAAATACGGCAGGTTACATGATGCACTTCTTTGAAACTGAAGCACATCTTTTTGAATTATCGACAAATTTAATTTTTACAGGATCAAATGAAAAATTATCATTTTTTCAATTTATAGATGATAAAAAAATTACGCTTGAATAG